The Saprospiraceae bacterium genome includes a window with the following:
- a CDS encoding NAD(P)H-binding protein: MKKKVLITGANGFIGSFLVLEAIDKGLDVYAAVRKKSNATALKELNVHIVPIDYNDQRELVDLFKNINLIISYTMPV, translated from the coding sequence ATGAAAAAAAAGGTATTGATTACAGGGGCCAATGGTTTTATTGGTTCATTTTTGGTCCTGGAAGCTATAGATAAGGGTCTTGATGTATACGCAGCGGTAAGAAAAAAAAGCAATGCTACCGCTCTTAAAGAACTAAATGTTCATATCGTTCCAATAGATTATAATGATCAAAGAGAATTAGTAGATTTATTTAAAAATATCAATTTGATTATATCATACACAATGCCGGTTTGA
- a CDS encoding DMT family transporter: MLTLILCVILNSLIGVIFKLFEKYKIDNFQAIVVNYYVCVATAAVTFMKNPIPDTLTEKSWFTYAILLGMLFILVFNIMATTVQKSGVMISTIFQKISLIAPALIAIIWFNEKSGLMKWAGIASALIAILLLSYNKKTSDSGLTKPTSGLLFPLLTFLGSCMIDIAIFLIEKNGYVRNGDHEFVASLFLFAALTGSVFLAYQMIMGKTKFAIKNVIAGIGLGIPNFFSIYLLFLALQQGLEGSVVFPVNNAGVLLLASLYGIFIFRESINVYKIAGFIVAVLAIFLITFS, translated from the coding sequence ATGTTAACCCTCATCTTGTGCGTCATACTGAACTCATTGATAGGTGTGATATTTAAGCTTTTCGAAAAATATAAAATTGACAATTTCCAAGCTATTGTGGTCAATTACTATGTTTGTGTTGCTACTGCTGCAGTCACATTTATGAAAAATCCTATACCCGATACACTTACAGAAAAATCATGGTTTACATACGCCATTTTACTTGGTATGCTTTTTATTTTGGTATTTAACATCATGGCCACCACTGTTCAAAAATCCGGTGTGATGATCTCCACCATTTTTCAGAAAATATCGCTGATAGCACCTGCTCTGATTGCCATTATTTGGTTCAATGAAAAATCAGGTTTAATGAAGTGGGCTGGTATTGCTTCTGCATTGATTGCCATCTTGTTATTGAGTTACAATAAAAAAACATCAGATTCCGGGCTTACAAAGCCGACTTCCGGTCTCCTTTTTCCTTTACTCACTTTTTTGGGTTCGTGCATGATAGACATAGCCATCTTCCTCATAGAAAAAAATGGCTATGTCCGGAATGGGGACCATGAGTTTGTAGCCAGTTTATTTCTTTTTGCGGCTCTCACGGGAAGCGTATTTTTAGCCTACCAGATGATAATGGGAAAGACAAAATTTGCCATTAAAAATGTGATAGCAGGCATAGGATTGGGTATCCCTAATTTTTTCAGTATCTATCTTCTTTTTCTCGCTTTACAGCAGGGACTTGAAGGTTCAGTGGTATTTCCTGTAAACAATGCAGGAGTCTTATTACTGGCATCTTTATATGGCATCTTTATATTCAGAGAGAGCATCAATGTGTATAAAATAGCCGGTTTTATCGTGGCAGTCCTAGCCATATTTTTAATCACATTTTCTTGA
- a CDS encoding diacylglycerol kinase family lipid kinase translates to MEQKHKIRFILNPFSGVRKNIDIEALINEYIDVSSIEPEIVFTESAGHARILSKEAADNDYYAVVAAGGDGTINEVASSLVHTKTALGIIPLGSGNGFAYHTGIRRDIIKAIKLLNDAYKICIDTGSLNDQFFINVAGLGLDAKVAFLTKKNKKRGFFPYFVATMKESIHFQYMNLTITTSEKEETGDYAIIAVANGSMYGYDFSIAPDAKMNDGLFDVVLIRKAPIFRYFGTAVLMFLKLLHKSGVVQIIRCNEIVIKTDDAGYYHLDGEGFVAACDTFVFKVHPSSLYLLTK, encoded by the coding sequence ATGGAACAGAAGCATAAAATCAGATTTATCCTTAACCCTTTTTCAGGCGTCAGAAAAAATATCGACATTGAAGCGCTGATAAATGAATACATTGATGTATCAAGTATTGAGCCGGAAATAGTTTTTACTGAAAGTGCAGGGCATGCCAGAATTTTGAGTAAAGAAGCCGCTGACAATGACTATTATGCAGTCGTTGCTGCCGGTGGTGATGGAACGATCAATGAAGTAGCGTCCTCACTTGTACATACCAAAACCGCATTGGGCATCATTCCATTAGGCTCAGGAAATGGGTTTGCCTATCATACAGGGATCAGAAGGGACATCATCAAAGCTATAAAATTACTTAATGATGCTTACAAAATATGTATCGACACAGGAAGCCTAAACGATCAGTTTTTTATCAATGTGGCTGGTCTCGGTTTGGATGCGAAAGTGGCATTTTTGACAAAAAAAAATAAAAAACGCGGCTTTTTCCCCTATTTTGTGGCTACAATGAAGGAAAGTATTCATTTTCAATATATGAATCTAACCATCACCACTTCAGAAAAAGAGGAGACAGGTGATTATGCGATAATCGCGGTCGCAAACGGATCTATGTATGGATATGATTTTAGTATAGCACCTGACGCCAAAATGAATGATGGTCTATTTGATGTTGTTTTAATAAGAAAAGCGCCGATATTCAGATATTTTGGTACTGCTGTCCTTATGTTCTTAAAATTACTGCACAAAAGTGGTGTAGTTCAAATCATCCGCTGTAATGAGATTGTAATTAAAACAGATGATGCAGGCTATTACCATCTCGATGGAGAGGGATTTGTTGCAGCATGTGATACTTTTGTATTCAAAGTACATCCATCTTCCCTTTATTTATTAACCAAATAG
- a CDS encoding NAD(P)-dependent oxidoreductase, translating into MTKSPSDEEFLKINKGLLVQLVTAIHEAGVNITKLVLISSLAAYGPADFQQENIVKDTSTPHPVTKYGKSKLEAEKYIKSQSKIPYIIIRPTAVYGPGEKDLYNVFKMINNRIAMEPALLGQKLTFIYVKDLVNLIVKATISPATNKSYFATDGHVYTGSALSGFIREIIGKKGITIKIPIFLMKGLAFVTEKAAGIWDSYPIFNVDKVNEIKALSWHCDVSNLKSDLDFEPKYDLPSGLRETVQWYKENKWL; encoded by the coding sequence TTGACAAAATCACCTTCTGATGAAGAGTTTTTAAAAATAAATAAAGGGCTTCTCGTCCAACTCGTCACAGCAATCCATGAAGCAGGTGTTAACATCACAAAATTAGTGCTTATAAGTAGCCTCGCTGCGTATGGTCCGGCAGATTTTCAGCAAGAAAATATCGTAAAAGACACATCGACTCCTCATCCCGTCACCAAATATGGAAAAAGTAAGCTGGAAGCTGAAAAATACATCAAATCACAATCAAAGATACCATATATTATTATCAGGCCTACGGCAGTATATGGTCCCGGAGAAAAAGATCTGTACAATGTCTTCAAAATGATCAATAACAGGATCGCAATGGAACCCGCACTTTTGGGTCAGAAGTTGACATTTATATATGTCAAAGATCTGGTCAATCTGATTGTGAAGGCAACAATCAGTCCAGCTACCAATAAGTCATATTTTGCCACAGACGGCCATGTATACACCGGATCAGCATTAAGTGGTTTCATAAGAGAAATCATAGGGAAAAAAGGCATCACGATCAAAATACCGATATTCCTTATGAAAGGATTGGCCTTTGTTACAGAAAAAGCAGCTGGTATCTGGGACTCCTACCCTATTTTTAATGTGGATAAAGTCAACGAAATCAAAGCCTTAAGCTGGCACTGCGATGTTAGCAATTTGAAGTCTGATTTAGATTTTGAGCCAAAATATGACCTTCCTTCAGGTCTAAGGGAGACTGTACAATGGTACAAAGAAAATAAATGGCTTTGA
- a CDS encoding sodium:solute symporter, with amino-acid sequence MSFAQATLMLLLIYAAITVYIVYRGATKTKDIKDFALGIGFSPVIVGLSLAASITSAATFIINPGFVALYGWSAFLAMSVVLPIGLFISLIILSKSFRKYGASIKALTMAQWVGTRYDSKFFSYFMASVSLLLITFIVLICVGLTKVISSALNADELVVLIILVVFVFGYTMFGGANSMVYTNTIQAILMIIVAVILLTSGYEHFSNGVDAFWTKLNVIDPKLSLAFNENSPLFRDWFEVIVCNFIVGIAIVCQPHIITKSLMLKTDQDVNKYLTVAIVVETLFFAVLFAGFYARMMFPDLINNGVAIKMDGILSAYVVKKFSVGIGILVVLGLISAGLSTLEGIVQSLSTTISNDIIAPAMSWQKQPRKISKVNKYVIVGLALIAIAVSYQQLLYPNLSVGILAQNGVYAYFSAAFVPVLFGIFLKDTPKQAAIGAAITAFVVHFTVYYGSLTPYTTGQVKNPAVAAALAIISALLVGSLLYYSYKKPIKKETPV; translated from the coding sequence ATGAGCTTTGCGCAAGCGACATTGATGCTATTGCTAATATATGCTGCCATCACAGTATATATAGTATATCGTGGTGCCACTAAAACCAAGGACATCAAGGATTTTGCCTTAGGTATCGGTTTTTCGCCTGTGATCGTAGGGCTATCTTTGGCAGCCAGCATCACCAGTGCAGCTACATTTATCATCAATCCGGGATTTGTCGCCCTTTATGGCTGGAGTGCCTTTTTAGCAATGTCGGTGGTTTTGCCTATAGGTTTGTTCATATCATTGATCATCCTGAGCAAGAGTTTCAGAAAGTATGGGGCAAGTATCAAAGCATTGACGATGGCTCAGTGGGTGGGCACAAGGTATGACAGTAAGTTTTTTTCCTATTTTATGGCGTCAGTCTCTCTGTTACTGATCACATTTATCGTTTTGATATGCGTCGGATTGACCAAAGTAATTTCAAGTGCGCTCAACGCTGATGAGCTTGTAGTCCTGATCATATTGGTTGTTTTTGTTTTTGGATATACGATGTTCGGTGGTGCCAATTCAATGGTTTATACCAATACTATACAGGCTATTCTTATGATAATAGTGGCTGTCATCTTACTTACATCAGGCTACGAACATTTCAGTAATGGTGTAGATGCATTTTGGACTAAACTCAATGTTATTGACCCAAAGTTATCACTTGCCTTTAATGAAAACAGTCCTTTGTTCAGAGATTGGTTTGAAGTCATAGTTTGCAATTTTATTGTAGGCATTGCTATAGTTTGTCAGCCACACATCATCACAAAATCCCTGATGTTGAAAACGGATCAGGATGTCAACAAATACCTCACAGTAGCGATCGTCGTAGAAACCTTGTTTTTTGCAGTACTATTTGCAGGATTTTATGCAAGAATGATGTTTCCGGATTTGATCAATAATGGAGTCGCTATTAAAATGGACGGTATTCTTTCTGCCTACGTAGTTAAAAAGTTCTCTGTTGGTATTGGCATCTTGGTTGTATTAGGACTAATATCTGCAGGCCTATCCACACTGGAAGGTATCGTACAATCACTTTCTACAACAATCTCTAATGACATCATTGCACCGGCTATGTCCTGGCAAAAGCAGCCTCGAAAAATTTCTAAAGTCAATAAATATGTCATTGTTGGACTAGCTTTAATAGCTATTGCAGTCAGCTATCAACAACTACTGTACCCAAATCTAAGCGTTGGAATTCTTGCTCAAAACGGAGTTTATGCATACTTTTCTGCTGCTTTTGTTCCTGTACTATTTGGCATCTTTTTAAAGGATACACCAAAACAAGCGGCCATTGGAGCAGCTATTACGGCATTTGTTGTACATTTCACAGTGTACTACGGATCTTTAACTCCTTATACAACAGGTCAAGTAAAAAACCCTGCTGTAGCTGCAGCTTTAGCCATTATTTCAGCATTATTGGTTGGAAGCCTGCTGTATTATTCTTATAAAAAACCTA
- the fabG gene encoding 3-oxoacyl-[acyl-carrier-protein] reductase, whose translation MRSLEGKVAIVTGGSSGLGKATILKFAELGATVINWDINAERGAALRDELIKESHKAAFYKVNTTDIHSISEAVDDIISKYGVIDILVNNAGITRDATMQKMTSDQWQQVIDINLTGVFNCTKAVVPHMVQKGFGRIISISSVVGLYGNFGQTNYAAAKAGVIAMTQTWAKELGRKGINVNAVAPGFIHTEILNAMPDEVIEKMKAKVPLQRLGKPEDIANINAFLASDEADYINGATISVDGGITL comes from the coding sequence ATGAGATCATTAGAAGGAAAAGTGGCTATTGTCACAGGAGGTTCGTCAGGATTAGGTAAGGCAACTATATTGAAGTTTGCTGAATTAGGCGCTACTGTTATCAATTGGGACATAAATGCCGAAAGGGGTGCAGCTTTAAGGGATGAATTGATAAAGGAAAGCCACAAAGCTGCATTTTATAAAGTAAATACAACTGACATCCATTCAATATCTGAGGCGGTGGATGATATCATTTCTAAATATGGAGTCATAGATATTTTGGTCAATAACGCTGGAATAACCCGTGATGCTACCATGCAAAAGATGACCTCAGACCAATGGCAGCAAGTAATTGACATCAATCTCACAGGTGTATTCAACTGTACTAAAGCTGTGGTGCCACATATGGTGCAAAAAGGCTTCGGTCGTATCATCAGTATTTCATCAGTGGTAGGACTTTACGGCAATTTTGGGCAGACTAACTATGCGGCAGCCAAAGCCGGTGTGATAGCTATGACACAAACCTGGGCTAAAGAATTGGGTCGAAAAGGTATAAACGTAAATGCTGTGGCACCGGGTTTTATTCATACTGAAATACTCAATGCAATGCCAGATGAAGTTATTGAAAAAATGAAAGCCAAAGTACCTCTTCAAAGACTTGGAAAACCGGAAGATATCGCCAATATCAATGCTTTTTTGGCATCAGATGAAGCAGATTATATCAATGGAGCTACTATTTCTGTTGATGGCGGTATCACTTTGTAA